The following are encoded together in the Thunnus albacares chromosome 7, fThuAlb1.1, whole genome shotgun sequence genome:
- the mef2aa gene encoding myocyte enhancer factor 2aa isoform X4 — protein MGRKKIQITRIMDERNRQVTFTKRKFGLMKKAYELSVLCDCEIALIIFNSSNKLFQYASTDMDKVLLKYTEYNEPHESRTNSDIVEKLRNKGHNDCASPDPDDCFGHSPLMDDHFGKLSEESDLMYKRCGPTALPQQNFSMHVAVPVSNPNAMYQPGGTLGSQALAAATASLSDSGMLSPPQASLHRNVGSSGGPQRPTSAGSAGGILDTTDLSVPSGVGCSPAGNGFVNPRGSPGLLSTPSGNGLGKVMPTKSPPPPGGNMGMGGRKPDLRVVIPPSSKGMMPPLNTQRISSSQSTQPLATPVVSVTTPSLPPQGLAYSGMPTSYNPAEYSLNSAEITSLQGFGSPGLSLGSMSAWQQHQLGQAALNSLVGGGHLPQGSNLSISTSQSINIKSEPISPPRERVTPSGFPPQQPQQGSSRQEVLGRSPADSLSSSCSSYDGSDREDHRPDFHSPLGLGRPPAGSEDRESPSVKRLRMDTWVT, from the exons ATGGGGCGGAAGAAGATACAGATCACCAGGATCATGGATGAGAGGAACAGACAG GTTACCTTCACAAAGAGGAAGTTTGGCCTGATGAAAAAGGCCTATGAACTGAGCGTACTATGTGACTGTGAGATCGCCCTCATCATTTTCAACAGCTCTAACAAACTGTTCCAGTACGCCAGCACAGACATGGACAAAGTGTTGCTGAAATATACAGAGTACAACGAGCCCCATGAGAGCAGAACCAACTCTGACATTGTAGAG aaattgAGAAACAAAGGCCATAATGACTGTGCTAGTCCTGATCCTGATGACTGTTTTGGGCACAGCCCCCTCATGGACGACCATTTCGGCAAACTAAGCGAAGAGAGTGATTTAATGTACAAGCGCTGTGGT CCTACAGCATTGCCTCAGCAGAACTTCTCAATGCATGTGGCAGTGCCTGTATCCAATCCTAATGCCATGTACCAGCCAGGAGGGACTCTGGGCAGCCAGGCCCTGGCAGCAGCCACAGCCTCTCTGAGTGACAGTGGGATGCTATCCCCTCCACAGGCCTCCCTGCACAGGAATGTGGGCTCTAGTGGAGGCCCCCAGAGGCCCACCAGTGCAGGCAGTGCAG GTGGCATTCTGGATACCACAGACCTTTCAGTGCCAAGTGGTGTGGGCTGCAGCCCAGCGG GGAATGGTTTTGTTAACCCCAGGGGCTCTCCGGGCCTCCTCAGCACACCCAGCGGCAATGGCCTGGGTAAAGTCATGCCCACCAAGTCTCCACCACCCCCTGGAGGGAACATGGGAATGGGAGGCCGCAAGCCAGACCTAAGGGTTGTTATCCCTCCATCTAGCAAAGGGATGATGCCCCCACTG aaCACCCAGAGGATAAGCAGCTCCCAGTCCACCCAGCCGCTGGCCACTCCAGTAGTGTCTGTCACCACCCCCAGCTTACCCCCACAGGGCCTGGCCTACTCAGGCATGCCCACCTCCTACAACCCTGCTG agtACTCCCTGAATAGTGCAGAGATCACCTCCCTACAGGGCTTCGGCTCTCCTGGGCTCTCACTGGGATCCATGTCGGCATGGCAACAGCATCAACTGGGCCAGGCAGCTCTTAATTCTTTGGT TGGTGGAGGTCACCTACCTCAGGGCTCCAACCTCTCCATCAGCACCAGCCAGAGCATAAACATCAAGTCCGAGCCCATCTCGCCGCCACGGGAGCGTGTCACCCCCTCTGGCTTCCCCCCTCAGCAGCCGCAGCAAGGCTCCAGCCGACAGGAAGTTCTGGGACGTTCACCTGCTGACAGCCTCAGCTCCTCCTGTAGCTCTTATGACGGCAGCGATCGTGAGGACCACCGGCCAGACTTCCACTCCCCGCTGGGGCTGGGCAGACCTCCGGCTGGATCTGAGGACAGGGAGAGCCCCTCAGTCAAGCGCCTGCGCATGGACACATGGGTGACATAA
- the mef2aa gene encoding myocyte enhancer factor 2aa isoform X6 produces the protein MGRKKIQITRIMDERNRQVTFTKRKFGLMKKAYELSVLCDCEIALIIFNSSNKLFQYASTDMDKVLLKYTEYNEPHESRTNSDIVEKLRNKGHNDCASPDPDDCFGHSPLMDDHFGKLSEESDLMYKRCGPTALPQQNFSMHVAVPVSNPNAMYQPGGTLGSQALAAATASLSDSGMLSPPQASLHRNVGSSGGPQRPTSAGSAGNGFVNPRGSPGLLSTPSGNGLGKVMPTKSPPPPGGNMGMGGRKPDLRVVIPPSSKGMMPPLSEEEEMDLNTQRISSSQSTQPLATPVVSVTTPSLPPQGLAYSGMPTSYNPAEYSLNSAEITSLQGFGSPGLSLGSMSAWQQHQLGQAALNSLVGGGHLPQGSNLSISTSQSINIKSEPISPPRERVTPSGFPPQQPQQGSSRQEVLGRSPADSLSSSCSSYDGSDREDHRPDFHSPLGLGRPPAGSEDRESPSVKRLRMDTWVT, from the exons ATGGGGCGGAAGAAGATACAGATCACCAGGATCATGGATGAGAGGAACAGACAG GTTACCTTCACAAAGAGGAAGTTTGGCCTGATGAAAAAGGCCTATGAACTGAGCGTACTATGTGACTGTGAGATCGCCCTCATCATTTTCAACAGCTCTAACAAACTGTTCCAGTACGCCAGCACAGACATGGACAAAGTGTTGCTGAAATATACAGAGTACAACGAGCCCCATGAGAGCAGAACCAACTCTGACATTGTAGAG aaattgAGAAACAAAGGCCATAATGACTGTGCTAGTCCTGATCCTGATGACTGTTTTGGGCACAGCCCCCTCATGGACGACCATTTCGGCAAACTAAGCGAAGAGAGTGATTTAATGTACAAGCGCTGTGGT CCTACAGCATTGCCTCAGCAGAACTTCTCAATGCATGTGGCAGTGCCTGTATCCAATCCTAATGCCATGTACCAGCCAGGAGGGACTCTGGGCAGCCAGGCCCTGGCAGCAGCCACAGCCTCTCTGAGTGACAGTGGGATGCTATCCCCTCCACAGGCCTCCCTGCACAGGAATGTGGGCTCTAGTGGAGGCCCCCAGAGGCCCACCAGTGCAGGCAGTGCAG GGAATGGTTTTGTTAACCCCAGGGGCTCTCCGGGCCTCCTCAGCACACCCAGCGGCAATGGCCTGGGTAAAGTCATGCCCACCAAGTCTCCACCACCCCCTGGAGGGAACATGGGAATGGGAGGCCGCAAGCCAGACCTAAGGGTTGTTATCCCTCCATCTAGCAAAGGGATGATGCCCCCACTG tcggaggaggaggaaatggatTTG aaCACCCAGAGGATAAGCAGCTCCCAGTCCACCCAGCCGCTGGCCACTCCAGTAGTGTCTGTCACCACCCCCAGCTTACCCCCACAGGGCCTGGCCTACTCAGGCATGCCCACCTCCTACAACCCTGCTG agtACTCCCTGAATAGTGCAGAGATCACCTCCCTACAGGGCTTCGGCTCTCCTGGGCTCTCACTGGGATCCATGTCGGCATGGCAACAGCATCAACTGGGCCAGGCAGCTCTTAATTCTTTGGT TGGTGGAGGTCACCTACCTCAGGGCTCCAACCTCTCCATCAGCACCAGCCAGAGCATAAACATCAAGTCCGAGCCCATCTCGCCGCCACGGGAGCGTGTCACCCCCTCTGGCTTCCCCCCTCAGCAGCCGCAGCAAGGCTCCAGCCGACAGGAAGTTCTGGGACGTTCACCTGCTGACAGCCTCAGCTCCTCCTGTAGCTCTTATGACGGCAGCGATCGTGAGGACCACCGGCCAGACTTCCACTCCCCGCTGGGGCTGGGCAGACCTCCGGCTGGATCTGAGGACAGGGAGAGCCCCTCAGTCAAGCGCCTGCGCATGGACACATGGGTGACATAA
- the mef2aa gene encoding myocyte enhancer factor 2aa isoform X1 yields MGRKKIQITRIMDERNRQVTFTKRKFGLMKKAYELSVLCDCEIALIIFNSSNKLFQYASTDMDKVLLKYTEYNEPHESRTNSDIVEALNKKEHRGCDSPDPDASYVLTPHTEEKYKKINEEFDNMMRNHKIPTALPQQNFSMHVAVPVSNPNAMYQPGGTLGSQALAAATASLSDSGMLSPPQASLHRNVGSSGGPQRPTSAGSAGGILDTTDLSVPSGVGCSPAGNGFVNPRGSPGLLSTPSGNGLGKVMPTKSPPPPGGNMGMGGRKPDLRVVIPPSSKGMMPPLSEEEEMDLNTQRISSSQSTQPLATPVVSVTTPSLPPQGLAYSGMPTSYNPAEYSLNSAEITSLQGFGSPGLSLGSMSAWQQHQLGQAALNSLVGGGHLPQGSNLSISTSQSINIKSEPISPPRERVTPSGFPPQQPQQGSSRQEVLGRSPADSLSSSCSSYDGSDREDHRPDFHSPLGLGRPPAGSEDRESPSVKRLRMDTWVT; encoded by the exons ATGGGGCGGAAGAAGATACAGATCACCAGGATCATGGATGAGAGGAACAGACAG GTTACCTTCACAAAGAGGAAGTTTGGCCTGATGAAAAAGGCCTATGAACTGAGCGTACTATGTGACTGTGAGATCGCCCTCATCATTTTCAACAGCTCTAACAAACTGTTCCAGTACGCCAGCACAGACATGGACAAAGTGTTGCTGAAATATACAGAGTACAACGAGCCCCATGAGAGCAGAACCAACTCTGACATTGTAGAG GCGCTAAACAAGAAAGAACACAGAGGTTGTGATAGCCCGGACCCCGATGCCTCATATGTCCTCACTCCTCACACAgaagaaaagtataaaaaaattAATGAGGAGTTTGATAATATGATGAGAAATCATAAAATC CCTACAGCATTGCCTCAGCAGAACTTCTCAATGCATGTGGCAGTGCCTGTATCCAATCCTAATGCCATGTACCAGCCAGGAGGGACTCTGGGCAGCCAGGCCCTGGCAGCAGCCACAGCCTCTCTGAGTGACAGTGGGATGCTATCCCCTCCACAGGCCTCCCTGCACAGGAATGTGGGCTCTAGTGGAGGCCCCCAGAGGCCCACCAGTGCAGGCAGTGCAG GTGGCATTCTGGATACCACAGACCTTTCAGTGCCAAGTGGTGTGGGCTGCAGCCCAGCGG GGAATGGTTTTGTTAACCCCAGGGGCTCTCCGGGCCTCCTCAGCACACCCAGCGGCAATGGCCTGGGTAAAGTCATGCCCACCAAGTCTCCACCACCCCCTGGAGGGAACATGGGAATGGGAGGCCGCAAGCCAGACCTAAGGGTTGTTATCCCTCCATCTAGCAAAGGGATGATGCCCCCACTG tcggaggaggaggaaatggatTTG aaCACCCAGAGGATAAGCAGCTCCCAGTCCACCCAGCCGCTGGCCACTCCAGTAGTGTCTGTCACCACCCCCAGCTTACCCCCACAGGGCCTGGCCTACTCAGGCATGCCCACCTCCTACAACCCTGCTG agtACTCCCTGAATAGTGCAGAGATCACCTCCCTACAGGGCTTCGGCTCTCCTGGGCTCTCACTGGGATCCATGTCGGCATGGCAACAGCATCAACTGGGCCAGGCAGCTCTTAATTCTTTGGT TGGTGGAGGTCACCTACCTCAGGGCTCCAACCTCTCCATCAGCACCAGCCAGAGCATAAACATCAAGTCCGAGCCCATCTCGCCGCCACGGGAGCGTGTCACCCCCTCTGGCTTCCCCCCTCAGCAGCCGCAGCAAGGCTCCAGCCGACAGGAAGTTCTGGGACGTTCACCTGCTGACAGCCTCAGCTCCTCCTGTAGCTCTTATGACGGCAGCGATCGTGAGGACCACCGGCCAGACTTCCACTCCCCGCTGGGGCTGGGCAGACCTCCGGCTGGATCTGAGGACAGGGAGAGCCCCTCAGTCAAGCGCCTGCGCATGGACACATGGGTGACATAA
- the mef2aa gene encoding myocyte enhancer factor 2aa isoform X8, which translates to MGRKKIQITRIMDERNRQVTFTKRKFGLMKKAYELSVLCDCEIALIIFNSSNKLFQYASTDMDKVLLKYTEYNEPHESRTNSDIVEKLRNKGHNDCASPDPDDCFGHSPLMDDHFGKLSEESDLMYKRCGPTALPQQNFSMHVAVPVSNPNAMYQPGGTLGSQALAAATASLSDSGMLSPPQASLHRNVGSSGGPQRPTSAGSAGNGFVNPRGSPGLLSTPSGNGLGKVMPTKSPPPPGGNMGMGGRKPDLRVVIPPSSKGMMPPLNTQRISSSQSTQPLATPVVSVTTPSLPPQGLAYSGMPTSYNPAEYSLNSAEITSLQGFGSPGLSLGSMSAWQQHQLGQAALNSLVGGGHLPQGSNLSISTSQSINIKSEPISPPRERVTPSGFPPQQPQQGSSRQEVLGRSPADSLSSSCSSYDGSDREDHRPDFHSPLGLGRPPAGSEDRESPSVKRLRMDTWVT; encoded by the exons ATGGGGCGGAAGAAGATACAGATCACCAGGATCATGGATGAGAGGAACAGACAG GTTACCTTCACAAAGAGGAAGTTTGGCCTGATGAAAAAGGCCTATGAACTGAGCGTACTATGTGACTGTGAGATCGCCCTCATCATTTTCAACAGCTCTAACAAACTGTTCCAGTACGCCAGCACAGACATGGACAAAGTGTTGCTGAAATATACAGAGTACAACGAGCCCCATGAGAGCAGAACCAACTCTGACATTGTAGAG aaattgAGAAACAAAGGCCATAATGACTGTGCTAGTCCTGATCCTGATGACTGTTTTGGGCACAGCCCCCTCATGGACGACCATTTCGGCAAACTAAGCGAAGAGAGTGATTTAATGTACAAGCGCTGTGGT CCTACAGCATTGCCTCAGCAGAACTTCTCAATGCATGTGGCAGTGCCTGTATCCAATCCTAATGCCATGTACCAGCCAGGAGGGACTCTGGGCAGCCAGGCCCTGGCAGCAGCCACAGCCTCTCTGAGTGACAGTGGGATGCTATCCCCTCCACAGGCCTCCCTGCACAGGAATGTGGGCTCTAGTGGAGGCCCCCAGAGGCCCACCAGTGCAGGCAGTGCAG GGAATGGTTTTGTTAACCCCAGGGGCTCTCCGGGCCTCCTCAGCACACCCAGCGGCAATGGCCTGGGTAAAGTCATGCCCACCAAGTCTCCACCACCCCCTGGAGGGAACATGGGAATGGGAGGCCGCAAGCCAGACCTAAGGGTTGTTATCCCTCCATCTAGCAAAGGGATGATGCCCCCACTG aaCACCCAGAGGATAAGCAGCTCCCAGTCCACCCAGCCGCTGGCCACTCCAGTAGTGTCTGTCACCACCCCCAGCTTACCCCCACAGGGCCTGGCCTACTCAGGCATGCCCACCTCCTACAACCCTGCTG agtACTCCCTGAATAGTGCAGAGATCACCTCCCTACAGGGCTTCGGCTCTCCTGGGCTCTCACTGGGATCCATGTCGGCATGGCAACAGCATCAACTGGGCCAGGCAGCTCTTAATTCTTTGGT TGGTGGAGGTCACCTACCTCAGGGCTCCAACCTCTCCATCAGCACCAGCCAGAGCATAAACATCAAGTCCGAGCCCATCTCGCCGCCACGGGAGCGTGTCACCCCCTCTGGCTTCCCCCCTCAGCAGCCGCAGCAAGGCTCCAGCCGACAGGAAGTTCTGGGACGTTCACCTGCTGACAGCCTCAGCTCCTCCTGTAGCTCTTATGACGGCAGCGATCGTGAGGACCACCGGCCAGACTTCCACTCCCCGCTGGGGCTGGGCAGACCTCCGGCTGGATCTGAGGACAGGGAGAGCCCCTCAGTCAAGCGCCTGCGCATGGACACATGGGTGACATAA
- the mef2aa gene encoding myocyte enhancer factor 2aa isoform X2 has translation MGRKKIQITRIMDERNRQVTFTKRKFGLMKKAYELSVLCDCEIALIIFNSSNKLFQYASTDMDKVLLKYTEYNEPHESRTNSDIVEKLRNKGHNDCASPDPDDCFGHSPLMDDHFGKLSEESDLMYKRCGPTALPQQNFSMHVAVPVSNPNAMYQPGGTLGSQALAAATASLSDSGMLSPPQASLHRNVGSSGGPQRPTSAGSAGGILDTTDLSVPSGVGCSPAGNGFVNPRGSPGLLSTPSGNGLGKVMPTKSPPPPGGNMGMGGRKPDLRVVIPPSSKGMMPPLSEEEEMDLNTQRISSSQSTQPLATPVVSVTTPSLPPQGLAYSGMPTSYNPAEYSLNSAEITSLQGFGSPGLSLGSMSAWQQHQLGQAALNSLVGGGHLPQGSNLSISTSQSINIKSEPISPPRERVTPSGFPPQQPQQGSSRQEVLGRSPADSLSSSCSSYDGSDREDHRPDFHSPLGLGRPPAGSEDRESPSVKRLRMDTWVT, from the exons ATGGGGCGGAAGAAGATACAGATCACCAGGATCATGGATGAGAGGAACAGACAG GTTACCTTCACAAAGAGGAAGTTTGGCCTGATGAAAAAGGCCTATGAACTGAGCGTACTATGTGACTGTGAGATCGCCCTCATCATTTTCAACAGCTCTAACAAACTGTTCCAGTACGCCAGCACAGACATGGACAAAGTGTTGCTGAAATATACAGAGTACAACGAGCCCCATGAGAGCAGAACCAACTCTGACATTGTAGAG aaattgAGAAACAAAGGCCATAATGACTGTGCTAGTCCTGATCCTGATGACTGTTTTGGGCACAGCCCCCTCATGGACGACCATTTCGGCAAACTAAGCGAAGAGAGTGATTTAATGTACAAGCGCTGTGGT CCTACAGCATTGCCTCAGCAGAACTTCTCAATGCATGTGGCAGTGCCTGTATCCAATCCTAATGCCATGTACCAGCCAGGAGGGACTCTGGGCAGCCAGGCCCTGGCAGCAGCCACAGCCTCTCTGAGTGACAGTGGGATGCTATCCCCTCCACAGGCCTCCCTGCACAGGAATGTGGGCTCTAGTGGAGGCCCCCAGAGGCCCACCAGTGCAGGCAGTGCAG GTGGCATTCTGGATACCACAGACCTTTCAGTGCCAAGTGGTGTGGGCTGCAGCCCAGCGG GGAATGGTTTTGTTAACCCCAGGGGCTCTCCGGGCCTCCTCAGCACACCCAGCGGCAATGGCCTGGGTAAAGTCATGCCCACCAAGTCTCCACCACCCCCTGGAGGGAACATGGGAATGGGAGGCCGCAAGCCAGACCTAAGGGTTGTTATCCCTCCATCTAGCAAAGGGATGATGCCCCCACTG tcggaggaggaggaaatggatTTG aaCACCCAGAGGATAAGCAGCTCCCAGTCCACCCAGCCGCTGGCCACTCCAGTAGTGTCTGTCACCACCCCCAGCTTACCCCCACAGGGCCTGGCCTACTCAGGCATGCCCACCTCCTACAACCCTGCTG agtACTCCCTGAATAGTGCAGAGATCACCTCCCTACAGGGCTTCGGCTCTCCTGGGCTCTCACTGGGATCCATGTCGGCATGGCAACAGCATCAACTGGGCCAGGCAGCTCTTAATTCTTTGGT TGGTGGAGGTCACCTACCTCAGGGCTCCAACCTCTCCATCAGCACCAGCCAGAGCATAAACATCAAGTCCGAGCCCATCTCGCCGCCACGGGAGCGTGTCACCCCCTCTGGCTTCCCCCCTCAGCAGCCGCAGCAAGGCTCCAGCCGACAGGAAGTTCTGGGACGTTCACCTGCTGACAGCCTCAGCTCCTCCTGTAGCTCTTATGACGGCAGCGATCGTGAGGACCACCGGCCAGACTTCCACTCCCCGCTGGGGCTGGGCAGACCTCCGGCTGGATCTGAGGACAGGGAGAGCCCCTCAGTCAAGCGCCTGCGCATGGACACATGGGTGACATAA
- the mef2aa gene encoding myocyte enhancer factor 2aa isoform X3, giving the protein MGRKKIQITRIMDERNRQVTFTKRKFGLMKKAYELSVLCDCEIALIIFNSSNKLFQYASTDMDKVLLKYTEYNEPHESRTNSDIVEALNKKEHRGCDSPDPDASYVLTPHTEEKYKKINEEFDNMMRNHKIPTALPQQNFSMHVAVPVSNPNAMYQPGGTLGSQALAAATASLSDSGMLSPPQASLHRNVGSSGGPQRPTSAGSAGGILDTTDLSVPSGVGCSPAGNGFVNPRGSPGLLSTPSGNGLGKVMPTKSPPPPGGNMGMGGRKPDLRVVIPPSSKGMMPPLNTQRISSSQSTQPLATPVVSVTTPSLPPQGLAYSGMPTSYNPAEYSLNSAEITSLQGFGSPGLSLGSMSAWQQHQLGQAALNSLVGGGHLPQGSNLSISTSQSINIKSEPISPPRERVTPSGFPPQQPQQGSSRQEVLGRSPADSLSSSCSSYDGSDREDHRPDFHSPLGLGRPPAGSEDRESPSVKRLRMDTWVT; this is encoded by the exons ATGGGGCGGAAGAAGATACAGATCACCAGGATCATGGATGAGAGGAACAGACAG GTTACCTTCACAAAGAGGAAGTTTGGCCTGATGAAAAAGGCCTATGAACTGAGCGTACTATGTGACTGTGAGATCGCCCTCATCATTTTCAACAGCTCTAACAAACTGTTCCAGTACGCCAGCACAGACATGGACAAAGTGTTGCTGAAATATACAGAGTACAACGAGCCCCATGAGAGCAGAACCAACTCTGACATTGTAGAG GCGCTAAACAAGAAAGAACACAGAGGTTGTGATAGCCCGGACCCCGATGCCTCATATGTCCTCACTCCTCACACAgaagaaaagtataaaaaaattAATGAGGAGTTTGATAATATGATGAGAAATCATAAAATC CCTACAGCATTGCCTCAGCAGAACTTCTCAATGCATGTGGCAGTGCCTGTATCCAATCCTAATGCCATGTACCAGCCAGGAGGGACTCTGGGCAGCCAGGCCCTGGCAGCAGCCACAGCCTCTCTGAGTGACAGTGGGATGCTATCCCCTCCACAGGCCTCCCTGCACAGGAATGTGGGCTCTAGTGGAGGCCCCCAGAGGCCCACCAGTGCAGGCAGTGCAG GTGGCATTCTGGATACCACAGACCTTTCAGTGCCAAGTGGTGTGGGCTGCAGCCCAGCGG GGAATGGTTTTGTTAACCCCAGGGGCTCTCCGGGCCTCCTCAGCACACCCAGCGGCAATGGCCTGGGTAAAGTCATGCCCACCAAGTCTCCACCACCCCCTGGAGGGAACATGGGAATGGGAGGCCGCAAGCCAGACCTAAGGGTTGTTATCCCTCCATCTAGCAAAGGGATGATGCCCCCACTG aaCACCCAGAGGATAAGCAGCTCCCAGTCCACCCAGCCGCTGGCCACTCCAGTAGTGTCTGTCACCACCCCCAGCTTACCCCCACAGGGCCTGGCCTACTCAGGCATGCCCACCTCCTACAACCCTGCTG agtACTCCCTGAATAGTGCAGAGATCACCTCCCTACAGGGCTTCGGCTCTCCTGGGCTCTCACTGGGATCCATGTCGGCATGGCAACAGCATCAACTGGGCCAGGCAGCTCTTAATTCTTTGGT TGGTGGAGGTCACCTACCTCAGGGCTCCAACCTCTCCATCAGCACCAGCCAGAGCATAAACATCAAGTCCGAGCCCATCTCGCCGCCACGGGAGCGTGTCACCCCCTCTGGCTTCCCCCCTCAGCAGCCGCAGCAAGGCTCCAGCCGACAGGAAGTTCTGGGACGTTCACCTGCTGACAGCCTCAGCTCCTCCTGTAGCTCTTATGACGGCAGCGATCGTGAGGACCACCGGCCAGACTTCCACTCCCCGCTGGGGCTGGGCAGACCTCCGGCTGGATCTGAGGACAGGGAGAGCCCCTCAGTCAAGCGCCTGCGCATGGACACATGGGTGACATAA
- the mef2aa gene encoding myocyte enhancer factor 2aa isoform X5, which produces MGRKKIQITRIMDERNRQVTFTKRKFGLMKKAYELSVLCDCEIALIIFNSSNKLFQYASTDMDKVLLKYTEYNEPHESRTNSDIVEALNKKEHRGCDSPDPDASYVLTPHTEEKYKKINEEFDNMMRNHKIPTALPQQNFSMHVAVPVSNPNAMYQPGGTLGSQALAAATASLSDSGMLSPPQASLHRNVGSSGGPQRPTSAGSAGNGFVNPRGSPGLLSTPSGNGLGKVMPTKSPPPPGGNMGMGGRKPDLRVVIPPSSKGMMPPLSEEEEMDLNTQRISSSQSTQPLATPVVSVTTPSLPPQGLAYSGMPTSYNPAEYSLNSAEITSLQGFGSPGLSLGSMSAWQQHQLGQAALNSLVGGGHLPQGSNLSISTSQSINIKSEPISPPRERVTPSGFPPQQPQQGSSRQEVLGRSPADSLSSSCSSYDGSDREDHRPDFHSPLGLGRPPAGSEDRESPSVKRLRMDTWVT; this is translated from the exons ATGGGGCGGAAGAAGATACAGATCACCAGGATCATGGATGAGAGGAACAGACAG GTTACCTTCACAAAGAGGAAGTTTGGCCTGATGAAAAAGGCCTATGAACTGAGCGTACTATGTGACTGTGAGATCGCCCTCATCATTTTCAACAGCTCTAACAAACTGTTCCAGTACGCCAGCACAGACATGGACAAAGTGTTGCTGAAATATACAGAGTACAACGAGCCCCATGAGAGCAGAACCAACTCTGACATTGTAGAG GCGCTAAACAAGAAAGAACACAGAGGTTGTGATAGCCCGGACCCCGATGCCTCATATGTCCTCACTCCTCACACAgaagaaaagtataaaaaaattAATGAGGAGTTTGATAATATGATGAGAAATCATAAAATC CCTACAGCATTGCCTCAGCAGAACTTCTCAATGCATGTGGCAGTGCCTGTATCCAATCCTAATGCCATGTACCAGCCAGGAGGGACTCTGGGCAGCCAGGCCCTGGCAGCAGCCACAGCCTCTCTGAGTGACAGTGGGATGCTATCCCCTCCACAGGCCTCCCTGCACAGGAATGTGGGCTCTAGTGGAGGCCCCCAGAGGCCCACCAGTGCAGGCAGTGCAG GGAATGGTTTTGTTAACCCCAGGGGCTCTCCGGGCCTCCTCAGCACACCCAGCGGCAATGGCCTGGGTAAAGTCATGCCCACCAAGTCTCCACCACCCCCTGGAGGGAACATGGGAATGGGAGGCCGCAAGCCAGACCTAAGGGTTGTTATCCCTCCATCTAGCAAAGGGATGATGCCCCCACTG tcggaggaggaggaaatggatTTG aaCACCCAGAGGATAAGCAGCTCCCAGTCCACCCAGCCGCTGGCCACTCCAGTAGTGTCTGTCACCACCCCCAGCTTACCCCCACAGGGCCTGGCCTACTCAGGCATGCCCACCTCCTACAACCCTGCTG agtACTCCCTGAATAGTGCAGAGATCACCTCCCTACAGGGCTTCGGCTCTCCTGGGCTCTCACTGGGATCCATGTCGGCATGGCAACAGCATCAACTGGGCCAGGCAGCTCTTAATTCTTTGGT TGGTGGAGGTCACCTACCTCAGGGCTCCAACCTCTCCATCAGCACCAGCCAGAGCATAAACATCAAGTCCGAGCCCATCTCGCCGCCACGGGAGCGTGTCACCCCCTCTGGCTTCCCCCCTCAGCAGCCGCAGCAAGGCTCCAGCCGACAGGAAGTTCTGGGACGTTCACCTGCTGACAGCCTCAGCTCCTCCTGTAGCTCTTATGACGGCAGCGATCGTGAGGACCACCGGCCAGACTTCCACTCCCCGCTGGGGCTGGGCAGACCTCCGGCTGGATCTGAGGACAGGGAGAGCCCCTCAGTCAAGCGCCTGCGCATGGACACATGGGTGACATAA